In Roseiconus lacunae, a genomic segment contains:
- a CDS encoding chemotaxis protein CheB yields the protein MPNEISEPSESTALPRFIVGIGASAGGLESLERFFDRIDPSFEATYVVVQHLSPDHETMMDALLKRHTVMQVSIASEGQTLQRSHVYVMPPKKEITLDGLTIRLHDQIRGEVPHLPIDRFFRSLAENTDVIKAGIVLSGTGSDGSRGIVEIYRSGGLVIVESEASAKFSGMPTAAAATGVVEFTLPPESMGDSLKRWFFDRQSDHESSAFSSHDDEQQQIFRLLRDHCQINFANYKPSTVTRRLDRRLALRGVQTLSEYIDILNRETDELDELYRDMLIGVTKFFRDPSCWDYLESKVFDDLFVKADPKRGVRVWIAGCATGEEAYSMAMALHEARERLKSPVEFKVFASDVHPGSIKIATQGYYPSDALTNVSLPRLENFFNRSGEGYYICKEIRSSVVFAIHNVLQDPPFTDIDLISCRNLLIYFDLHGQRKAMSMFHFGLRRNGILFLGPSETTGRLSEEFATVDERCKVYSKRNDSKLPHGIDLPLQIQPKSLIEPYSFQPDRSPQRERLRNYDRILDHMMPATVLIDSHRRVLESFGGIERFLRVPRRLFSNDLLDVAPADLQAPLSALFRRVQKDKTKVKLPVTGVLLPSGNRGDLDVIIDPVPGDSEETPLYLVRFTVRESIRTETRKDGDSDATMMKMSHDDRELNERIKTLEEELLHSRENLQATIEELESSNEELQSTNEELISSNEELQSTNEELNSVNEELHTVNVEYQNKNAELRELNDDINHLFGSTDIGTIFLDSSLAIRRFTPRVASIFDLRAQDIGRPLRTFSHSLKVDQLNELTEKVLRDGEKFEQEVEDVHDHHYVLRIHPYTIEDRIAGVIVTLTDITRLVESRRLAEKYQRRLQRAIDAVPILVSYVSSDEVYQYANQAYFDWLRCDRDEVLGRSVRDVIGPRAYQNSKPHIRAVLEGHSQFFEQELPTPNGVIHLTVSYIPDVNRKGHVVGFYVSAANVTSLKRAERELAAAVESAKNANRAKSDFLAKMSHEIRSPMTSILGFADILDEQLNDPDNRNAIDIIRSNGQHLLNLINEILDLSKIESGNLELDEDHFDLADLLMECHNTVLPKAERNNVELRLNLDKSTSACIRSDRRRLRQIVLNLLTNAVKFAPEGQVVLACKREGDEFSIAVSDDGCGIAEQTLPQLFQPFCQADDSSIRKHEGTGLGLTITRQLVNQMNGTITVESVVEKGTTFTVNLPWQPGREVVCQESLPQLRKLPSLTHKKILVIDDRRDIRFIAEHLLVDAGAQVTTAENGQDGLEKAVAASSAGAPFDCIVTDIQMPEMDGYETASRMRNEGYIGPILALSASAMASDREEALASGCNEHMAKPINRTQFIRTIARLTGLLPK from the coding sequence ATGCCCAACGAAATTAGTGAACCTTCTGAATCGACGGCGTTACCGCGTTTCATCGTCGGAATTGGAGCCTCCGCCGGTGGTCTCGAGTCTTTAGAGCGTTTCTTTGATCGGATCGATCCATCGTTCGAGGCAACCTATGTGGTCGTCCAGCACTTGTCTCCGGATCACGAGACGATGATGGATGCGCTTTTAAAACGCCACACCGTGATGCAGGTTTCCATTGCCAGCGAGGGGCAAACGCTTCAGCGGAGTCATGTTTATGTGATGCCTCCGAAAAAGGAAATCACGCTCGATGGCCTCACGATTCGGCTGCACGATCAAATCCGTGGCGAAGTTCCCCACTTACCGATCGATCGTTTTTTTCGCTCGCTTGCTGAGAACACTGATGTGATCAAAGCCGGTATCGTGCTTTCGGGAACCGGTAGTGATGGCTCTCGCGGTATCGTCGAGATTTATCGCTCGGGTGGTTTGGTGATTGTGGAGTCGGAGGCGAGCGCGAAGTTTTCCGGCATGCCGACGGCCGCCGCGGCGACGGGCGTCGTCGAGTTCACGCTACCGCCGGAGTCGATGGGTGATTCGCTCAAGCGATGGTTCTTTGATCGTCAATCGGATCATGAATCGAGCGCATTTTCGTCTCATGACGATGAACAACAACAAATCTTTCGGCTGTTGCGAGACCACTGCCAAATCAACTTCGCCAACTACAAACCATCGACGGTGACGCGCCGACTGGATCGCCGACTGGCGCTTCGCGGGGTTCAAACGCTGTCCGAATACATCGACATTCTGAACCGGGAAACCGATGAATTGGACGAACTCTATCGCGACATGCTGATCGGTGTCACGAAGTTCTTTCGTGATCCGTCGTGTTGGGACTACCTGGAATCGAAAGTATTCGATGATCTGTTCGTCAAGGCAGATCCCAAACGAGGCGTTCGTGTCTGGATTGCCGGTTGTGCGACCGGTGAAGAAGCCTATTCGATGGCGATGGCATTGCACGAAGCCCGGGAGCGTTTGAAATCGCCGGTCGAATTCAAGGTGTTCGCCAGTGACGTCCACCCTGGATCGATCAAAATCGCTACGCAGGGTTACTATCCGTCCGACGCCCTTACGAACGTCTCGCTACCCAGGCTCGAAAACTTTTTCAATCGAAGTGGGGAAGGCTATTACATCTGCAAGGAAATTCGTTCGTCGGTTGTGTTCGCGATTCATAATGTCCTTCAAGACCCGCCATTCACCGATATCGATCTCATCTCTTGCCGCAACCTTTTGATCTACTTTGATCTTCACGGTCAGCGAAAAGCGATGTCCATGTTTCATTTTGGCCTGCGACGCAATGGAATTTTGTTTCTCGGCCCTAGCGAAACCACCGGTCGATTGAGTGAGGAATTTGCAACTGTCGACGAGCGGTGCAAGGTTTACTCCAAACGAAATGATTCGAAACTCCCACATGGCATCGATCTACCGCTACAAATTCAACCGAAGTCGTTGATCGAACCCTATTCATTTCAACCCGATCGATCGCCGCAGCGGGAACGTCTGCGAAATTACGATCGCATCCTCGATCACATGATGCCGGCAACGGTCTTGATCGATTCACATCGCCGAGTATTGGAAAGCTTTGGCGGAATCGAACGCTTTTTGCGTGTCCCCCGTCGACTGTTTAGCAACGATCTATTGGATGTCGCCCCGGCGGATCTACAAGCACCGCTATCGGCCTTGTTTCGCAGGGTGCAAAAAGACAAAACCAAAGTCAAGTTGCCCGTTACCGGCGTCCTTTTGCCGTCGGGAAACCGGGGTGACCTGGATGTCATTATTGATCCGGTCCCTGGTGACTCCGAGGAAACACCGCTTTACCTCGTCCGTTTCACCGTCCGCGAATCGATCCGCACGGAAACTCGCAAAGACGGCGACTCCGATGCAACCATGATGAAAATGTCGCATGATGATCGAGAGCTCAACGAACGAATTAAGACACTCGAGGAAGAATTGCTTCACTCGCGTGAAAACTTACAAGCGACAATCGAAGAACTTGAATCGAGCAACGAAGAGTTGCAGTCGACTAACGAAGAATTGATCTCCTCCAACGAAGAGCTACAGAGTACCAACGAGGAACTTAACAGCGTTAACGAAGAGCTGCACACCGTCAACGTCGAGTACCAAAACAAGAACGCCGAGCTACGGGAGTTGAATGATGACATCAATCATCTCTTCGGAAGCACCGATATTGGGACCATCTTCCTTGACAGCTCACTTGCGATTCGACGTTTTACTCCGCGTGTCGCGTCCATTTTTGATCTGCGTGCACAAGATATAGGCCGGCCGTTAAGAACGTTCTCGCATAGTTTAAAGGTCGATCAACTTAACGAACTGACTGAAAAAGTGCTTCGCGACGGCGAGAAGTTCGAACAAGAAGTCGAGGACGTTCACGATCATCATTATGTATTGCGGATACATCCATACACAATCGAAGATCGGATTGCCGGCGTCATCGTGACGTTGACCGACATCACCCGCCTCGTCGAATCACGAAGGCTCGCCGAAAAGTATCAGCGGCGATTGCAACGGGCCATCGATGCCGTCCCCATTCTCGTTTCCTATGTCAGCAGTGATGAGGTTTATCAATACGCCAACCAAGCGTACTTTGATTGGCTACGATGTGACCGCGACGAAGTGCTCGGACGATCGGTTCGTGACGTCATCGGTCCGCGAGCGTATCAGAACAGCAAACCTCATATCAGGGCGGTGCTCGAAGGACACTCGCAGTTCTTCGAGCAAGAACTGCCTACGCCCAACGGTGTGATTCACCTTACCGTTTCTTATATCCCTGACGTCAATCGCAAAGGCCATGTCGTTGGCTTTTATGTGTCCGCCGCCAATGTCACTTCATTGAAGCGAGCCGAACGGGAACTCGCCGCGGCCGTCGAATCGGCAAAAAATGCCAACCGAGCCAAAAGCGATTTCCTGGCTAAAATGAGCCATGAAATCCGCAGCCCGATGACATCGATCCTTGGTTTTGCCGACATCCTAGATGAGCAACTCAACGACCCCGATAACCGAAATGCGATCGACATCATTCGCAGCAATGGACAACACTTGCTGAACCTGATCAACGAAATCCTAGATTTGTCGAAGATCGAATCAGGCAACCTCGAACTTGACGAAGACCATTTCGATTTGGCAGACCTACTGATGGAATGCCACAATACGGTGTTGCCTAAGGCGGAACGGAATAACGTCGAACTTCGGTTGAATCTCGACAAATCGACTTCGGCCTGCATTCGCAGCGACCGACGGCGATTGCGTCAGATTGTTCTCAATCTGTTGACGAACGCCGTAAAATTCGCTCCCGAAGGTCAAGTCGTGTTGGCTTGCAAACGCGAAGGCGACGAATTCTCCATCGCCGTCTCCGACGATGGTTGTGGAATTGCCGAACAGACGTTGCCACAATTGTTTCAACCCTTCTGCCAAGCCGACGATTCGTCGATCCGCAAGCACGAAGGAACAGGGCTCGGCCTGACCATTACGAGACAGTTGGTCAACCAGATGAATGGAACGATCACGGTCGAAAGTGTCGTCGAGAAAGGAACGACTTTCACCGTCAACTTGCCCTGGCAGCCCGGGCGAGAAGTCGTGTGCCAGGAATCACTCCCTCAACTGAGAAAACTGCCGAGCCTAACGCATAAAAAAATCTTGGTGATAGACGATCGCCGTGACATTCGTTTCATCGCCGAACACCTGCTCGTCGATGCCGGCGCCCAAGTCACGACGGCCGAGAATGGCCAAGACGGACTAGAGAAGGCCGTGGCAGCTAGCAGTGCCGGTGCCCCATTCGACTGTATCGTCACCGATATTCAAATGCCCGAGATGGATGGATACGAAACCGCTTCTCGGATGCGTAACGAAGGCTACATCGGACCGATCTTGGCGCTAAGTGCTTCGGCAATGGCGTCGGATCGCGAAGAAGCGTTGGCGTCCGGATGCAACGAACACATGGCCAAACCAATCAACCGGACTCAATTCATTCGCACAATCGCCCGACTGACCGGCCTCCTGCCAAAGTAG
- a CDS encoding PSD1 and planctomycete cytochrome C domain-containing protein — MHSNWLSAVVRVFVLILIPSMLAVGNDTTVLDLTQVEFFEKEVRPLLIEHCLDCHGGDEADGGLSLDSFDRIMKGGDSGAAAVPGDISGSLMIEAVRYQSERLRMPPSGKLTDPQIKVFERWVELGLPDPRKPMLPEEPPPQPVAGNQTSDPDAIESFWSFQPIRSVPLPGVKDSDWVKTPIDRFVLAKLEANRLQPAPAADRRTLIRRVYHDLVGLPPTPEQIDAFLTDQSDEAFTKVVDELLQSPSYGVRWGRHWLDVARYADSNGLDENLAFGNAWRYRDYVVDSFNRDKPFDQFVIEQIAGDLVPGATTETISGTGFLALGAKVLAEPDREKLMMDTIDEQIDTIGKAFMGMTLGCVRCHDHKFDPLTQEDYYALAAIFKSTQTFADSRTGAIKHWYEHSLVTQDQLAVFKQVDSEIQKAKQAAASYKSTQINQLRQEARTKATEYLVACTMIDPQQTLIEIQSVAERFDLHSRVLHHCRRHLEFHRDDAVFVPWHSIDRQGLSQQARAEEVRSYYQPLFQAASAVAKPGSQEQIDADSDRDALIQQARTALNDATGFLAIPAKPEYAFTPDVLAEYHRLMEVARKIESNAPDEPAVMAVSEMATEESIPIHIRGSHLNLGEDVKREFPAVLRFSDVRPIFPSNQSGRLQLARWIASSRHALTSRVFVNRVWGWHFGVPLVKTTENFGLLGDRPSHPELLDWLAIEWMRSGWSVKQLHRMIVLSATYQMRSDHPDVERIAVLDPENRMHSHANVQRLSAESIRDSLLSVSGLLNQELGGKTVPLRNRQFVFDHTSVDHTTYETHRRAAYLPIIRNNLCGFLSQFDYPNPTTPTGHRSQSVVAPQALLMMNHPLVIEAASHWASQMRQSKLTDQQRVERSYLAAFGRPPEPNEVRRAIDFLTQSQLSPQQAWVAFCQSLLAANEFIYLR; from the coding sequence ATGCATTCGAATTGGCTGTCTGCTGTTGTACGCGTCTTCGTGCTGATTTTGATACCGTCAATGCTGGCGGTTGGAAACGACACGACTGTTTTGGACCTGACGCAGGTCGAATTTTTTGAAAAAGAAGTACGACCACTGCTGATCGAACATTGCTTGGATTGTCACGGCGGCGACGAAGCCGATGGGGGGCTTTCGCTCGACTCGTTTGACCGAATCATGAAAGGTGGCGATTCTGGGGCCGCCGCGGTTCCGGGCGATATCAGCGGCAGCTTGATGATCGAAGCCGTTCGTTATCAAAGCGAGCGATTGCGAATGCCACCTTCGGGAAAACTGACCGACCCACAAATCAAAGTTTTCGAGCGCTGGGTCGAATTGGGCTTGCCCGATCCCCGCAAGCCCATGCTTCCGGAGGAGCCTCCTCCCCAGCCGGTGGCCGGCAACCAGACCAGTGATCCCGATGCGATCGAATCATTTTGGTCGTTTCAGCCGATTCGGTCGGTGCCTTTGCCCGGAGTCAAAGATTCCGACTGGGTGAAGACACCGATCGACCGATTTGTTCTTGCGAAATTGGAGGCGAATCGGCTGCAACCAGCGCCGGCGGCAGATCGCCGAACACTGATTCGCCGTGTCTATCACGACTTGGTCGGTTTGCCACCAACGCCAGAGCAGATTGATGCGTTTCTAACCGATCAGTCTGACGAAGCATTTACGAAAGTGGTCGACGAATTGTTGCAGTCTCCCAGCTATGGTGTGCGTTGGGGGAGACATTGGTTGGACGTTGCCAGGTATGCCGATTCCAATGGACTCGACGAAAACCTGGCTTTTGGAAACGCGTGGCGATATCGCGATTACGTCGTCGATTCGTTCAACCGCGATAAACCGTTCGATCAATTCGTGATCGAACAAATCGCCGGGGACTTGGTACCTGGGGCGACAACCGAGACTATCTCCGGAACGGGGTTTCTTGCCCTGGGCGCAAAAGTTCTCGCCGAACCAGATCGTGAAAAGTTGATGATGGACACCATCGACGAACAAATCGACACGATCGGCAAGGCATTCATGGGAATGACGCTCGGCTGCGTGCGATGCCATGACCACAAATTCGATCCACTGACACAAGAAGACTACTACGCACTGGCGGCAATTTTCAAAAGCACGCAGACCTTTGCCGATAGTCGCACCGGAGCGATTAAACACTGGTATGAACACTCTTTGGTGACCCAAGATCAACTCGCGGTGTTCAAACAGGTCGACTCCGAGATTCAGAAAGCGAAACAAGCGGCGGCATCGTACAAGTCGACTCAGATCAATCAGCTGCGTCAGGAAGCGAGAACGAAGGCAACCGAATACTTGGTCGCCTGCACGATGATTGATCCACAGCAAACACTGATCGAAATCCAATCCGTGGCGGAACGGTTCGACTTGCATTCACGGGTGCTTCATCATTGCCGTCGGCACCTGGAATTTCATCGTGATGACGCTGTCTTTGTGCCGTGGCATTCGATAGACCGACAAGGATTATCGCAACAGGCTCGCGCCGAGGAAGTACGCTCGTACTATCAGCCACTTTTCCAGGCCGCGTCGGCCGTCGCCAAACCTGGATCACAGGAACAGATCGACGCAGATTCCGATCGCGACGCATTGATCCAGCAGGCTCGTACCGCACTGAACGACGCGACGGGGTTTCTTGCGATCCCTGCCAAGCCGGAGTATGCCTTCACGCCCGATGTCCTGGCGGAGTACCACCGTCTGATGGAAGTCGCGAGGAAGATCGAAAGCAACGCGCCGGACGAACCCGCCGTGATGGCTGTTAGTGAAATGGCGACCGAAGAATCGATTCCGATCCATATCCGAGGAAGCCATCTGAATCTTGGGGAAGACGTCAAACGAGAGTTTCCCGCGGTGCTTCGTTTCAGCGACGTTCGTCCCATTTTTCCTTCCAACCAGAGCGGGCGTTTGCAGCTCGCCCGTTGGATCGCGAGTTCTCGCCATGCGCTGACTTCTCGAGTGTTCGTCAACCGTGTTTGGGGATGGCACTTTGGTGTTCCGCTGGTCAAGACGACCGAGAACTTTGGATTGCTCGGTGATCGTCCCAGCCATCCCGAATTGCTTGATTGGTTGGCGATCGAATGGATGCGATCGGGGTGGTCGGTAAAGCAATTGCACCGGATGATCGTGTTGTCGGCAACCTATCAAATGCGATCCGATCATCCCGACGTCGAACGGATCGCGGTACTGGATCCTGAAAACAGAATGCACTCCCATGCCAACGTGCAACGCTTGTCCGCTGAATCGATCCGAGACAGTTTGCTTTCGGTTTCCGGGCTACTCAATCAGGAGCTTGGTGGCAAAACGGTACCACTGCGTAACCGGCAGTTTGTTTTCGATCACACGTCGGTCGATCATACGACGTATGAGACTCATCGCCGGGCCGCTTACCTACCGATCATTCGCAACAACCTTTGTGGATTTCTTTCGCAATTCGATTACCCCAATCCGACAACGCCGACCGGTCATCGATCGCAATCGGTCGTGGCCCCGCAAGCGTTGTTGATGATGAATCACCCGCTGGTCATCGAAGCCGCATCGCACTGGGCGTCACAAATGCGGCAATCCAAACTGACCGATCAGCAGCGTGTCGAACGGAGCTACCTTGCCGCGTTCGGCCGCCCGCCCGAGCCGAACGAAGTCCGGCGAGCGATCGACTTTCTGACGCAATCACAGCTATCTCCCCAACAAGCGTGGGTTGCATTTTGCCAAAGTCTTCTTGCCGCCAACGAGTTTATTTATCTGCGATGA
- a CDS encoding DUF1501 domain-containing protein, which yields MKRHVQPFEAMPNDIAGDRRRWLRTSAIGFGHLAFASMLPNASTADPPSTRTTAGPSDGETVVAHHPARAKRVIFLFMKGGPSHVDTFDPKPMLDRDDGKPLPFDLPRVTFAKQGNLLKSPWKFHRHGESGLPVSELFPNVARHIDDLCVLRSVHGTNPAHGGAALKLHTGSDQFVRPSFGSWLVYGLGSENDNLPAFVTICPTLAHGGVNNWGSAFLPAHCQGTPIGNASRAAAESKIEYISHPSLDRTQQRRQLDLISAMNQDHLRQVGPNASLEGRLRSFELAYRMQTEVPEIQDLTSETQTTRQLYGLDDPVTADFGHQCLLARRFAERGVRFIQVTHSDSEVQWDQHGNLYQGHSKNAAEVDKPIAGLLADLKARGLLDDTLVLWGGEFGRTPTAQGNNGRDHNPHGFTMWMAGGGVKGGFAYGATDDYGYYAAENKMHVHDLHATLLHLMGIDHERLTYRHAGRDFRLTDVAGHVAHNILA from the coding sequence ATGAAACGACACGTCCAACCATTTGAAGCGATGCCGAACGACATTGCCGGCGACCGTCGGCGATGGTTGCGCACCAGTGCGATCGGATTTGGGCATTTGGCATTCGCATCGATGCTACCGAACGCCAGCACCGCGGATCCGCCGTCGACACGGACGACGGCAGGCCCGAGCGATGGCGAGACGGTCGTCGCACATCACCCGGCACGCGCAAAACGCGTCATCTTTTTGTTTATGAAGGGTGGCCCTTCACACGTCGACACATTCGACCCGAAACCGATGCTCGATCGTGACGATGGGAAGCCATTGCCGTTTGATTTACCGCGGGTCACGTTTGCCAAACAAGGCAATTTGCTTAAGAGCCCCTGGAAGTTTCATCGTCATGGCGAATCCGGTTTGCCGGTCAGCGAGTTGTTTCCCAACGTTGCTCGGCATATCGATGACTTGTGTGTTCTGCGATCGGTCCACGGCACGAATCCCGCCCACGGCGGTGCGGCCTTAAAATTACACACCGGCAGCGACCAATTCGTGCGACCGAGCTTCGGAAGTTGGCTCGTTTATGGGTTGGGAAGTGAGAACGATAACTTGCCAGCGTTTGTGACAATCTGCCCAACGTTGGCTCATGGTGGCGTCAACAATTGGGGGTCGGCTTTTTTGCCGGCGCATTGCCAGGGAACACCCATCGGCAATGCCAGTCGGGCGGCCGCGGAGTCCAAAATTGAATACATCAGCCATCCAAGTTTGGACCGAACGCAACAGCGACGGCAGTTAGATTTGATCTCCGCAATGAACCAAGACCATCTACGACAAGTGGGGCCGAATGCATCATTGGAAGGACGCCTGCGATCATTCGAACTCGCGTATCGAATGCAGACCGAAGTCCCCGAAATTCAAGACCTGACGTCGGAAACGCAGACAACTCGCCAGCTTTACGGATTGGACGATCCGGTCACCGCCGACTTTGGCCATCAGTGCCTGCTCGCTCGCCGGTTCGCCGAACGGGGCGTCCGGTTCATCCAAGTCACTCATAGCGATAGTGAAGTCCAGTGGGACCAGCACGGCAACCTCTACCAAGGTCATTCAAAGAATGCCGCCGAAGTGGACAAGCCAATCGCGGGGTTGCTCGCCGATCTTAAAGCCCGCGGCTTGTTGGATGACACGTTGGTGTTATGGGGCGGCGAATTCGGACGGACGCCGACCGCCCAAGGCAACAACGGCCGCGATCATAATCCCCACGGATTCACGATGTGGATGGCCGGCGGGGGTGTTAAAGGCGGTTTTGCCTATGGCGCGACTGATGACTACGGCTACTACGCCGCAGAAAACAAGATGCACGTCCACGACTTGCACGCGACGTTACTCCACCTGATGGGAATCGATCACGAGCGTTTGACGTATCGTCACGCCGGTCGTGACTTCCGGCTGACCGACGTCGCCGGCCATGTGGCTCACAATATCTTGGCATGA
- a CDS encoding PEP-CTERM sorting domain-containing protein, with product MRVAFLSMLLSYFVVSHVHAGVIFQEDFESSVPTEITVTAGAGRVGTQTYSNHGFGSWMLENGTPNAVTTLTLSGLAPHTSIDIGFSLGIIDSWDGSPDTPPVSPDIFNVSVDGSVVFSETFDNFDAAEQSYVPPAGVELASRVPLGFGGGIFDDSAYDMSKDPTFTNIAHTSNTLTIRWFTSGAGIQQFGDESWSIDNIIISINNGSTGGSGTVPEPTSAMFWLGLGAIVSVRKRRRA from the coding sequence ATGCGTGTTGCTTTCTTGTCAATGCTTCTCTCTTATTTTGTGGTCTCGCACGTCCATGCCGGCGTCATATTCCAAGAGGATTTCGAGAGTTCTGTGCCGACCGAAATCACCGTTACAGCGGGTGCGGGACGCGTCGGAACCCAAACTTACTCGAACCATGGATTTGGTTCATGGATGCTGGAAAATGGGACGCCCAACGCAGTCACCACACTCACCCTAAGCGGGCTCGCCCCACACACCAGTATCGACATCGGATTCTCGTTGGGGATTATTGACTCGTGGGATGGAAGTCCGGACACCCCACCGGTTTCACCTGATATTTTCAATGTCTCGGTCGACGGATCGGTGGTGTTCAGCGAGACCTTCGACAACTTTGACGCGGCGGAACAATCCTACGTGCCTCCTGCAGGAGTGGAACTGGCCAGCAGAGTTCCATTGGGATTTGGAGGTGGCATTTTCGACGACTCAGCCTATGACATGTCAAAGGATCCGACGTTTACGAACATCGCACATACCTCGAATACCTTGACAATTCGCTGGTTTACCAGTGGGGCAGGAATTCAGCAATTCGGGGACGAATCTTGGTCGATCGACAACATCATTATTTCGATCAACAACGGCAGCACTGGTGGCAGCGGTACCGTGCCAGAACCGACCTCCGCCATGTTTTGGTTGGGACTCGGCGCGATCGTATCAGTTAGGAAACGCCGTCGAGCGTAG